A window from Acinonyx jubatus isolate Ajub_Pintada_27869175 chromosome E1, VMU_Ajub_asm_v1.0, whole genome shotgun sequence encodes these proteins:
- the FBXO39 gene encoding F-box only protein 39, translating to MDQESQAVQPRDQSCWAALPDVCLRRVFWWLGDRDRSRAALVCRKWNQMMYSADLWRYRTITFSGRPSRVHASEFESALWYVKKFGRYLEHLEIKFLNPYNAVLTKKFQVTMRGLLSRLGKNNNRLKSLSVQHLELDRPVWRNSIRGSLIKSLSFFLKKAGRQLDHLSLKGARLTVEQGCAVLGSLSGSRGESLVSQLNIEDYFSHHLAVYSSPQFSKTMATFRSLVSLTLNYNCISDELLDGLCENNARTLWTINIKCHVHDPHGQVIWGMSWARLARRASNLKVNFFFERVMKHERLARVLLQEIPVRGLSLRSCYFSDPDWSMRPTLTDLLPTFRHTLQKLTFEFNNNHESLDEELCFLVSSCRKLFYFKIWAFLDVRFVERILKSQEEGQCSLRTLKVRIYTNRYETNDEDRTLREIHRKYRKLIDSELNYFVIAYPMM from the exons ATGGACCAAGAAAGCCAAGCCGTCCAGCCCCGAGACCAGAGCTGCTGGGCCGCCCTGCCCGACGTGTGCCTGCGTCGCGTGTTCTGGTGGCTGGGAGACAGGGACAGGTCCCGGGCCGCCCTCGTCTGCAGAAAGTGGAACCAGATGATGTACTCGGCTGACCTCTGGCGGTACAGGACCATCACGTTCAGCGGGAGACCCTCCAGGGTGCACGCGTCCGAGTTCGAGTCGGCTCTTTGGTACGTGAAGAAATTTGGCCGCTATCTGGAGCACCTGGAGATCAAGTTTCTGAACCCTTACAATGCCGTGCTCACCAAGAAGTTCCAGGTCACCATGCGAGGCCTCCTGTCCCGTCTGGGCAAGAACAACAACCGCCTGAAGTCGCTGTCCGTGCAGCACCTGGAGCTGGACCGTCCCGTCTGGAGGAACAGCATCCGCGGCTCGCTCATCAAGAGCCTGAGCTTCTTCTTGAAGAAAGCAGGAAGGCAGCTGGATCACCTCAGCCTGAAAGGGGCCAGGCTGACCGTGGAGCAGGGCTGCGCCGTGCTCGGCTCCCTGAGCGGCTCACGGGGCGAGAGCCTGGTGTCCCAGCTCAACATCGAGGACTACTTCAGCCACCACCTGGCCGTCTACAGCAGCCCCCAGTTCAGCAAGACCATGGCCACGTTCCGCAGCCTGGTGTCCCTGACCCTCAACTACAACTGCATCTCGGACGAGCTGCTGGACGGCCTGTGCGAGAACAACGCCAGGACCCTCTGGACCATAAACATCAAGTGCCACGTCCACGACCCCCACGGCCAGGTCATCTGGGGCATGTCCTGGGCCAGGCTGGCCAGGCGCGCCTCCAACCTCAAGGTGAACTTCTTCTTCGAGCGGGTCATGAAGCACGAGCGCCTGGCCCGGGTCCTCCTGCAGGAGATCCCCGTTCGGGGCCTCAGTCTGAGAAGCTGCTACTTCAGCGACCCGGACTGGTCCATGAGGCCCACGCTGACGGATCTCCTGCCCACCTTCCGGCATACGCTGCAG AAACTGACGTTTGAGTTCAACAACAACCACGAGTCCCTGGACGAGGAACTGTGCTTCCTTGTCTCATCCTGCAGGAAGCTGTTCTACTTCAAAATCTGGGCTTTCCTGGACGTCAGGTTCGTGGAGCGGATCCTGAAGAGCCAGGAGGAAGGGCAGTGTTCCCTGCGCACTCTCAAG GTGCGAATTTACACGAACAGGTACGAGACCAACGACGAGGACAGGACGCTGCGTGAGATCCACCGGAAGTACAGGAAACTCATCGACTCCGAGCTCAACTATTTCGTCATCGCTTACCCCATGATGTAG